The Candidatus Nanosynbacter featherlites DNA window GATGGTATCTCCAGACAGGGAACATTATCAAAAACACTATGAGGGCATTGGCAAATTAGCAACTCGTCGTGGTGAAGAGACCCTCAATATTACACTAGATATGATGATGGATGGTCCAGTGATTGCCATGGTGCTCGAGGGTGTGGAAGCTGTAGCAGTGGTTCGTAAAATTGTTGGCCCAACCGAACCGAAATCTGCTGACATGGGTACAATCCGTGGTGACTACTCACACGTCAGCTTTGGTTATGCCGACTCATGCCGTAAGGGCATTCCAAACCTGATCCATGCCTCTGGCGACTCTGAAGAGGCCGTTCAAGAGATTGCCCACTGGTTTGAAGAGGCAGAATTGGTAAATTATACAACACTGAGTGAAAAATTTACTCGATAACACTGGTATATCCACAGAGTTACCGTGGTATAATAGTAATATGCCTCGGTAGCTCAACTGGATAGAGCAGATCCGTCCTAAGGATAAGGTTGTAGGTTCGACTCCTGCCCGGGGTACCATAGACTATGACAAAGAAGACTAAAACAGTTAAGGCTTTTGATGGCCAACGCGATGGCGAGGAGTTGTTGTTTGTCTTTCGTCGCCACATTATTGCCATGCGCAAAGGTTTCTATTGTCTGCTATTACCGATGACATTTGGTGCAGTGCCGTTTTTGATTTGGCAAAGTAACCTCGAACTGCTGTGGGTATTCTTTGGTAGCTTTATCTTTGGGCTATTGTTGTTTATTTATCATTTTCTCATGTGGTTTTTTACCTACTTCATCGTGACGGATCGGCGAATTCGCCAGGTTACGCAACGTGGGTTCTTTGGTAAGGATGTTGTAGAATTGCAACTACGAAAAATTCAAACTATCAGTTATAATATCCCAGGGTTCAGCGGCGAAATGTTCAAGTTTGGAACGATTATTATTCAAACATTTGTCGGTGATCTTGTGATTAAGAATGTGGAACACCCAAATAAAATTTACAACATGTTGCAAGATGCAGTAGAAATAGCGAATGAAAGGAATAGTCATGATCAAGAAAGCACTGAAGCGTAAGTCAGAAAAGTCGAAAAAAGTACCGACGCGTATCACTAACGATACGGTCGCTGAACATCGTGAGAAGATTCTGGCGGGTGGTCGTAAGCACAAGTACCCAATTCAATACACCAGGCACCGGTTGGTGTGGAACGCTATATTCATTGGACTTGGAACAGCAATCTTGATGACGGTGTTTGTGTGGGTTCAGCTTTACATTTGGCGTGACACAGGGGATGTCGCTTATCGCATCACGCGCACTGTACCACTGCCTGTGGCGTCCATCGAAGGTGCAACAGTTCGCTATAGTGACTATTTACGATACTACCGCAGTACATTAGCTTCCCTCGAGTCAGTCAATCGTCTGGGTGGTGATGATAAGGTGAAGTTTCAACGACAACAGTCCATGGACTTAGTTGTAAAAATTACATACGCAAAGAAAATTGCTCAAGAAAAGGGAATTACAGTATCAGATTCTGAGATTGATGCAGCGTTGCAACGGCATAAGCGCGGACTTTCTGATGCTTCGTATGATGCTGCCGTTCGTAAGACATTGGGATTGTCTCTCGCTGAGATGAAAGAAAACCTTCGAGATAGCCTCATCACTAGTAAAGTATCCTTTGCTGTTGATGACAAGGCAACCAACCTGGTTTCTGCTATAGATGGAGCCATAAAATCAGGTAAAAGCTTGGCAGATATTGCGACAGAACATGGTCAATCAGTGCAATATGTTGCCGACATGTCAGTTGGCAAGGATAATGCTGACGGCATCACTGAACAGGCTCTGAAAATTGAACCAGGAACCACTTCAGAAGCCAAGCAGACGGTTTCTGGTGACGGCTACTACTTTATTCGTGTTGATGAGCGAACTGATAGTTCTGTGAAGTATAGCTATATTCACGTGCCACTAACGGCATTTAAGGCTAAAGTTGATGCATTCAAGACTGAAAAGAAGGCTACCTACTACATTTCTCTTGATTGAAAAATAATTCACATCTGATATAATTATGCGGAGGAGTCTTGCCGCTGTAGCTCAGTTGGTAGAGCGGCGCTTTCGTAAAGCGTAGGTCACCGGTTCGAATCCGGTCAGCGGCTCCATTAGTAGTATGAAACAAGAAATAACGACGAGTATTAAGACTATTATGAGCGACCGCTGGTTGGCAGGTTTGATAATTTTTAACATCATTTTTGCCGTCATCGTCGTGATCGTTTTGGCGGCTCACATAAAACCGCGTGAAACACAGGTTATCACCCAATATAGTGCCTTTGGTATTACAAGTCTATATAGAGACTATTGGTACACACTGTGGTTTTATGCTTTGCTGGAAGTTGTTGCTATTCTGGGGCACAGTATTCTTGCAGTTAAACTAGTGAAGCTGGAGCGTCGTCATCTTGGCTTAGCTCTAGCCTGGGGAACTATTGGCTTTTCAGCCATCCTCTTATTGTTTGCATTACCAATATTACGAATTGCTTCATTTGGATAAATGATATGGATCTAGAAATACCTGTAGGCAAACGAAAACCATTCTACCGTTTTTTGGAGATGCTACCCGGAATGTTGAGCTATGGCGTCATCATTCTATTAATTTTGCTATCAATCTTTAATCCATTGCTAGCTTCTGTGTATCTATTGGTCTTGATATCCATGGCTCTCATAAAGATTTTTGGTATCAGCTATCATATGTTGGTTGGTCGTACAAACATGGAGAAAGCCTGTCGGGTGGACTGGTCTCGAAGGTTGCATGACCTTGAAGATCCAGCGGCTGCTCATGCCCGATTACTCTCTACAAAAAGTGAGAAGTTTGAACATACTATCCATCTGAAAAACCTACAAAGTATCATTGATGAACCGTCGGAATATCCTAAGCCCTCACAAATTTATAATGCAATCATTATGCCGGCATACAATGAGAGCATCGAAATTATTGAGCCCGCAGTTCAGTCGCTGCTTGATACCACGTATGATCTGTCGCACCTCATCGTTGTGTTTGCCTATGAAGAGCGCGGAGGTGCTGAAATTAAAAAAACCGCCGAGACACTACAAAAGAAATATAACGATGCGTTCCATTCGTTCCATATCGTTGAGCATCCAAAGGGGATAGAGCACGAGGTGATAGGTAAGGGTGGTAATATCACGCATGCAGGGCGTTGGCTAAAAAGTTACCTGGGCGACCTTGGGATAGCTTTCTCCCAGGTGCTGGTTACCACGATGGACTGTGATAACAAACCACACCCCACCTATTTTGATTACATCACCTATGAATACATTGTCTATAAAGATCGCAAGAACTTATCGTATCAGCCGATTGCATTGTTTACTAATAACATATGGGATGTGCCAGCACCTATGCGCGTGATCGCAACGGGCAACTCATTTTGGAATATTGTTAGTTCAATGCGCCCATATGCTTTAAGGAATTTTGCATCACATGCGCAACCGATGGATGCGCTAGTGGAAATGGATTTTTGGAGCGTCAGGACAATCGTTGAGGACGGGCACCAATATTGGCGTAGTTATTTCCATTTCGATGGTAAATACGGGGTAGTGCCAATATATGCACCAATTTACCAAGATGCGGTTTTGTCCGAAACGTACAAAAAGACACTAAAGGCACAGTTTGTTCAACTTCGTCGTTGGGCATATGGCGCCTCTGACGTTGCATATGTAGGGTCTCGGGTGTTCAGTTCTAAGCGCCGAGCACCGTTCTGGCCAAGTCTGACGCGTTTTTTGAGGTTATTGGACGGTCATGTCACATTAGCGTACGTAGCGCTTGTAACGGCCTTTGGAGCGTGGTTACCGCTTCTATTAAACCCAGAGGCAGTACGAAACATAGATGCTCACCAATTACCAGGTACGATTAGTTTATTGCAAACTATTGCGCTGCTTGGTATGGTAATCGCTATTTTTTCTTCATTTAAGATTTTACCTCCGCGCCCAGCACGCTATAAGAAGCGACGTACTTTCTTGATGTTGATACAGTGGATCTTGATGCCAGTTACGTCCATTCTGTATAGCTCCATGGCAGCGTATGCTGCTCAAACGAAGCTAATGACGGGACGATATCTAGATAAGTTTGATGTTACCGAGAAGCTAACCGTTGATATCAATGATCGATTGAAGGCAGAACGTAACCGGTTGAAGGGCGACCAGGACGGCGCTTCGAAATAAGCAATTTGTGCTGGGCGGCGTACTGTATGGCTGCCACAGGGTCGTATCTAGTGAGTACAGTGTGAACTTCTTTGGTGATACTATCTACTGGTATTGTTGCCATATTCTTAATGAGGAGATTTCTCTGAACAGTCTGTGCCAAGTGAAAGCTATCATATTTCGCTGAATGGTCATCGTGCTGAAGGCTCTTTGCGATGCTGAGCGTCAATCTACCGATATTGAATGGTTCCTCGGTTGTTTTTTTGACGACTGGTGTGTTATCAATTGAGGGATATTCATACGTAGTAAAAGTAGTGTGACAGTTGTCGCAAGATCTTCGCCGCCACAGCTGAGGGTACTTTTTATGCTTTCGTGAGTTTATCACACGAGTTTTGTTGTGAAAACAATTTATACATATCATGTATATATATTGACATAACGCTATTAAAAAATCTAGTGGAAAACCATAAGTGTGTAGTGGATAAAGAAATATCCCCAGAGTTATTACTGGGGATAGGGGTGAAATGGTCTCTGATGGTTATTTTACTTTCTCGTTCATCCTGCAGTAGTTAGCACGAACTTCCTTGATCTGCTTGTCATATTCAAAATGGATAGTGATTTTGCTGAGAAGTGACGTGTCTTGTTTTTTTGATGACGCGATCACGTTAGTAGTGGCACGATTACTCATATCTTACATATTAGCATAAACGGTTTAAAAAGTCAATAGAACAATTTCACAATCGATATATCATGGCGTGAATATGTAAATAAATAAAAAAACACCCATAAAGGTGCTTAGCATGGTGGGCGATATAGGATTCGAACCTATCACCTCAGCAACGTCAATGCTGCGCTCTAGCCAAATGAGCTAATCGCCCCCGCTTACTGATAGTATCAGAAATGCTCCAATCCTACAAGATATAGTGATTGTAGAGTGTTTAGGGATAGCAAAATAGCTTTTATTGAGAGAGTTGTCATTAGCTGGTATAATAACCGCAAGGTAGTGATGAAGACTAACCATCTTCGGAACCTCATGGAAGCGGTTGCGACGCATGCGTTTTGAATGAACGATAACAGTCGGAGCAAGAGAATCGCCAAGGTGGAACCGCCAGTTTTTCTGGCCCGAGGCATATAAATATCTATTTATTATTTAAGCCAAATGTATCCAGGACATTAAAGGAGGTTCTATGGGCGAAGATAAACTCTATGCAATGCGACACAGTCTAGCACACATCATGGCAACAGCCGTGCAGCAGTTATGGCCAGATGCTAAGTTTGGGGTTGGTCCGGTTGTTGAACACGGGTTTTATTATGATATTGATCTTGGCGAAACAAAGATTAGTGAGCAACAATTCAATAAAATTGAAAAGGTAATGCGCCGAATTATTGCCGAGAAGCAGGACTTTGTTTGCACAAAATGTCCAATTGACGAAGCGATTCAATGGGCCAAGGATAATCATCAGCCATACAAAGAAGAGCTTCTTAACGACCTGAAACGTGCCGGAACGACAGTGGCAAAAGATCTGGATGCCGCAGAAATGGGCACAATTACCGAAGGCGATAGTGCGCTTGATGAGGTCTCATTCTATACAAACGGATCGTTTAGGGACCTATGTCGCGGACCGCATGTTGCAAATACCAGTGAAGTTGGTGCGTTTAAATTAATGCGGGTTGCAGGCGCTTACTGGCGCGGTAATGAAAAAAATCCTCAAATGCAGCGACTATACGGCGTGGCATTTGCTACGCAGGAAGAGCTGGATGAATATTTGAAGAAATTAGAACTGGCCAAACAGCGTGATCACCGCAAGTTAGGCAAGGAGCTTGATTTGTACACCACCTCGCCGCTCGTGGGGGTTGGTTTGCCGTTATTTACGCCTCGTGGAACTATTCTGCGCGATATCGTGGCGCAGTATTCAAATCAATTACGCCAGAGATTTGGTTTTGAAAAAGTCTGGACGCCACATATCACCAAAAAGGATCTATATGAAACATCAGGCCATTGGGCCAAATTTGGTGAAGAGCTGTTTTTGGTTAAAAGTCAGGAAACTAGTGATGAAATGGCGCTAAAGCCGATGAATTGCCCACACCATACGCAAATTTTTGCTTCACAGCCGCGTAGTTACCGTGATATGCCGGTACGCTATTTGGAGACAACCACTGACTATCGTGACGAAAAAACTGGTGAACTGGGTGGTTTGAATCGTGTGCGTTCGTTGACCCAGGATGACAGTCATGTCTTTTGTCGTCCAGACCAGATTGAGCAAGAGATCAATAATTTATTGTCTGCTGCACGAGAACTGTACGATACCATTGATATGAAGCTGCGAGTTCGACTGAGTTATCGTGATGATTCTGATGCATATTTGGGCGAGCGTGAGCTATGGGCTTCTGCACAAAACCAGTTGAAATCAGCAGTTGAAAAAGTTGGTCTGGACTATTTTGAACAGGAAGGTGAGGCTGCTTTTTACGGACCAAAAATTGACTTCATGGCAACCGATGCTATCGGTCGTGAACACCAAGTTGCGACAGTACAATTAGACTTTGTGCAGCCGCAACGGTTTGGCTTGGAGTATACAGAGAGTGATGGTAATTTTACAACACCTGTGATGATTCACTGCGCATTGCTGGGTTCAATCGAACGATTCTTGAGCGTATTTATCGAGCACACAGGTGGTTGGTTTCCATTTTGGGCGGCACCAGAACAGGTGCGTATTTTGACGATCAATGACACTGTTATGGACTATGTTGATGAAATAACAACGATTTTATCAGGGGTTACTTTGATGCAACCAGTAAAATATAATGAAGTCAGATTTACAACAGACATTCGAAATGAATCAATTGGCAAGAAGGTTCGTGAAGCAACTGTTGTAAAAATACCAATACAGATTATTGTTGGCCCAAGAGATAAAGCGGCACGTGCCGTTAGTGTGCGTACTCGTAAGGGCGAAGAACAAATTTCGATTGATCAATTGGCTAGCTATATCCAGAACATACAATAACCAATGAAATAGCCAAGTAACTTGGAGTAATATATTGAACAAACTATCAGCGATGAGCTTGCGCAATAAAGTTTATGAATTGATGGCGCAATTACCAAATGACAAAGTCACTACCTATGGAGACTTAGCCGCCATGGCTGGGCATCCATATGCAGCGCGTATCGTTGGAGGTATCGCCCATAATGGGGTTTTGGATTTACCATGGCATCGCTTGGTTAATGCTAAGGGTGGATTAGCTGTCGGTTTTCCTGGTGGTCAAGGGGCACAAAAACAATTGCTTGAACAAGATGGGATTTTTTGTGATGCACGGTGGCGAATAATTGATTTTGAGGAGCGGCGATGGAAGCCAATAAGCTAGAGCAAACAGCGCCTCT harbors:
- a CDS encoding nucleoside-diphosphate kinase, with product MASNDGKVFCGVERTLIVFKPDAVQRGIVGEILQRFERVGLKIIGVKMVSPDREHYQKHYEGIGKLATRRGEETLNITLDMMMDGPVIAMVLEGVEAVAVVRKIVGPTEPKSADMGTIRGDYSHVSFGYADSCRKGIPNLIHASGDSEEAVQEIAHWFEEAELVNYTTLSEKFTR
- a CDS encoding PH domain-containing protein; translated protein: MTKKTKTVKAFDGQRDGEELLFVFRRHIIAMRKGFYCLLLPMTFGAVPFLIWQSNLELLWVFFGSFIFGLLLFIYHFLMWFFTYFIVTDRRIRQVTQRGFFGKDVVELQLRKIQTISYNIPGFSGEMFKFGTIIIQTFVGDLVIKNVEHPNKIYNMLQDAVEIANERNSHDQESTEA
- a CDS encoding SurA N-terminal domain-containing protein translates to MKGIVMIKKALKRKSEKSKKVPTRITNDTVAEHREKILAGGRKHKYPIQYTRHRLVWNAIFIGLGTAILMTVFVWVQLYIWRDTGDVAYRITRTVPLPVASIEGATVRYSDYLRYYRSTLASLESVNRLGGDDKVKFQRQQSMDLVVKITYAKKIAQEKGITVSDSEIDAALQRHKRGLSDASYDAAVRKTLGLSLAEMKENLRDSLITSKVSFAVDDKATNLVSAIDGAIKSGKSLADIATEHGQSVQYVADMSVGKDNADGITEQALKIEPGTTSEAKQTVSGDGYYFIRVDERTDSSVKYSYIHVPLTAFKAKVDAFKTEKKATYYISLD
- a CDS encoding glycosyltransferase — encoded protein: MDLEIPVGKRKPFYRFLEMLPGMLSYGVIILLILLSIFNPLLASVYLLVLISMALIKIFGISYHMLVGRTNMEKACRVDWSRRLHDLEDPAAAHARLLSTKSEKFEHTIHLKNLQSIIDEPSEYPKPSQIYNAIIMPAYNESIEIIEPAVQSLLDTTYDLSHLIVVFAYEERGGAEIKKTAETLQKKYNDAFHSFHIVEHPKGIEHEVIGKGGNITHAGRWLKSYLGDLGIAFSQVLVTTMDCDNKPHPTYFDYITYEYIVYKDRKNLSYQPIALFTNNIWDVPAPMRVIATGNSFWNIVSSMRPYALRNFASHAQPMDALVEMDFWSVRTIVEDGHQYWRSYFHFDGKYGVVPIYAPIYQDAVLSETYKKTLKAQFVQLRRWAYGASDVAYVGSRVFSSKRRAPFWPSLTRFLRLLDGHVTLAYVALVTAFGAWLPLLLNPEAVRNIDAHQLPGTISLLQTIALLGMVIAIFSSFKILPPRPARYKKRRTFLMLIQWILMPVTSILYSSMAAYAAQTKLMTGRYLDKFDVTEKLTVDINDRLKAERNRLKGDQDGASK
- the thrS gene encoding threonine--tRNA ligase; translated protein: MGEDKLYAMRHSLAHIMATAVQQLWPDAKFGVGPVVEHGFYYDIDLGETKISEQQFNKIEKVMRRIIAEKQDFVCTKCPIDEAIQWAKDNHQPYKEELLNDLKRAGTTVAKDLDAAEMGTITEGDSALDEVSFYTNGSFRDLCRGPHVANTSEVGAFKLMRVAGAYWRGNEKNPQMQRLYGVAFATQEELDEYLKKLELAKQRDHRKLGKELDLYTTSPLVGVGLPLFTPRGTILRDIVAQYSNQLRQRFGFEKVWTPHITKKDLYETSGHWAKFGEELFLVKSQETSDEMALKPMNCPHHTQIFASQPRSYRDMPVRYLETTTDYRDEKTGELGGLNRVRSLTQDDSHVFCRPDQIEQEINNLLSAARELYDTIDMKLRVRLSYRDDSDAYLGERELWASAQNQLKSAVEKVGLDYFEQEGEAAFYGPKIDFMATDAIGREHQVATVQLDFVQPQRFGLEYTESDGNFTTPVMIHCALLGSIERFLSVFIEHTGGWFPFWAAPEQVRILTINDTVMDYVDEITTILSGVTLMQPVKYNEVRFTTDIRNESIGKKVREATVVKIPIQIIVGPRDKAARAVSVRTRKGEEQISIDQLASYIQNIQ
- a CDS encoding MGMT family protein gives rise to the protein MSLRNKVYELMAQLPNDKVTTYGDLAAMAGHPYAARIVGGIAHNGVLDLPWHRLVNAKGGLAVGFPGGQGAQKQLLEQDGIFCDARWRIIDFEERRWKPIS